The Kiritimatiellaceae bacterium genome contains a region encoding:
- a CDS encoding L-fucose isomerase, which yields MAEKTWITSLPKIGIRPTIDGRYGGVRESLEGQVMTMAKSAAKLISASLKYPNGKPVECVIADSCIGGVAEAAACAEKFDRENVGVSLTVTPCWCYGSETMDMDPLRPKAVWGFNGTERPGAVYLAAVLAGHTQKGLPAFGIYGRDVQDAGDTSIPADVSEKILRFAKAGLAVAMMKGKSYLSMGGCSMGIAGSIVDQNFFEEYLGMRVEAIDLTEFTRRMRDGIYDKAEYEKAIAWVKDNCTEGHDPNKARTKRSRKQLNKEWEESVKMAMIARDLMYGNNQLDKMGYKEEARGHNAILSGFQGQRHWTDTFANGDFLEAISNSSFDWNGIRMPRLVATENDSLNGVPMLFSYLLTNTAQVFADVRTYWSPEAIKRVTGYQVEGTASGGLIHLINSGSAALDGSGQQSKDGQPAMKPFWEISTKEKNACLKATSWHPSVTEYFPGGGWSSKFVTKGGMPITMSRVNLVKGLGPVLQIAEGWTVELPEKVHAKLDNRTNNTWPTTWFAPRITGKGAFTDVYEVMAKWGANHGAFSYGHIGADLITLAAMLRIPVFMHNVEESDVYRPSAWSSFGTEGLEGADFRACQTYGSVYG from the coding sequence ATGGCTGAGAAAACATGGATTACTTCGCTTCCGAAGATCGGAATTCGCCCCACTATCGACGGTCGTTACGGCGGCGTACGCGAATCGCTTGAAGGTCAGGTTATGACTATGGCGAAGAGCGCCGCAAAGCTCATCAGCGCTTCGCTCAAATATCCGAACGGCAAGCCGGTCGAATGTGTTATCGCGGACTCTTGCATTGGCGGCGTGGCTGAAGCCGCGGCTTGCGCTGAAAAATTTGATCGTGAAAACGTCGGTGTATCACTGACGGTGACGCCGTGCTGGTGCTACGGCTCGGAAACGATGGACATGGATCCACTGCGTCCGAAAGCGGTTTGGGGCTTCAATGGCACCGAACGTCCCGGCGCGGTTTACCTCGCCGCTGTTCTTGCCGGTCACACGCAGAAAGGTCTTCCGGCTTTTGGTATCTACGGTCGTGACGTGCAGGATGCCGGCGATACGTCGATTCCGGCTGATGTTTCTGAAAAAATCCTGCGCTTCGCCAAGGCCGGTCTGGCCGTGGCGATGATGAAAGGTAAATCCTATCTTTCTATGGGCGGCTGCTCAATGGGTATTGCCGGATCCATCGTCGATCAGAACTTTTTTGAAGAATACCTCGGCATGCGCGTAGAGGCGATTGACCTGACCGAGTTCACCCGCCGTATGCGCGACGGCATCTATGACAAGGCCGAGTATGAAAAAGCGATCGCATGGGTGAAGGACAACTGCACAGAAGGGCATGATCCGAACAAAGCCAGAACCAAACGCTCCCGCAAACAGCTCAACAAGGAGTGGGAAGAATCCGTCAAGATGGCGATGATCGCCCGCGACCTGATGTATGGCAATAACCAGCTCGACAAGATGGGCTATAAGGAAGAAGCGCGCGGACACAATGCGATTCTCTCCGGCTTTCAGGGCCAGCGCCACTGGACCGACACCTTCGCTAACGGCGACTTCCTCGAAGCGATCTCTAACAGCTCCTTCGACTGGAACGGCATCCGCATGCCTCGTTTGGTGGCGACCGAGAACGACAGCCTCAACGGTGTGCCGATGCTTTTCAGCTATCTGCTCACCAACACGGCGCAGGTTTTCGCCGATGTGCGTACCTACTGGAGTCCTGAGGCAATCAAACGCGTCACCGGCTATCAGGTGGAAGGCACCGCTTCCGGCGGACTGATTCATCTCATCAACTCCGGTTCCGCCGCGCTCGACGGCAGCGGACAGCAAAGCAAAGACGGACAGCCGGCCATGAAGCCGTTCTGGGAAATTTCGACCAAAGAGAAAAACGCCTGTCTGAAAGCGACCTCTTGGCATCCGTCCGTGACCGAATACTTCCCCGGCGGCGGCTGGTCATCCAAGTTTGTCACCAAAGGCGGCATGCCGATTACCATGAGCCGGGTCAACCTTGTCAAAGGGCTCGGCCCGGTTCTGCAGATTGCAGAAGGCTGGACGGTTGAGCTGCCCGAAAAAGTTCACGCCAAGCTGGACAACCGTACCAACAATACCTGGCCGACAACGTGGTTTGCACCGCGCATCACCGGCAAGGGTGCGTTCACGGATGTCTATGAAGTGATGGCGAAATGGGGTGCCAACCACGGCGCGTTCAGCTACGGGCACATTGGTGCTGATCTCATCACGCTGGCGGCCATGTTGCGGATTCCGGTCTTTATGCACAACGTCGAAGAAAGCGATGTTTACCGCCCGAGCGCGTGGAGTTCGTTCGGAACCGAAGGCCTTGAAGGAGCGGACTTCCGCGCCTGCCAGACCTATGGGTCGGTTTATGGTTGA
- a CDS encoding LacI family DNA-binding transcriptional regulator — protein sequence MSKRKASQAKTDIRKTPVAATEAASQRRQFSLKDIAERVGVSINTVSLALRNSPLVTKETADRILEVAKELRYRPNNLIRAIQTGHSGLVGVVMKPNNEWTTQMLLGIHEGLQEKGLLPLMDWLPSHFDRPAKPGERTELEVIHNLIDHRVDGMIVYPSNDQVADVYFNEVWERGIPLVTIDRLATQTHADFVGTDELVGGRTAAEHLLALGHRQIAHIAGYQGYGTYAKRRKVFEKIIRESGASCKIVEVGPYESSDRAVQELFKGGRYPTAIFLADDSFAPAVYQVATEKGLNIPDDLSVIGYGGLSWSRLVNPPLTTIRQDPWKMGVEAARIIIERLDNPNNHSQDIVSRQVRLIPKLEICSSTAACKKPKK from the coding sequence ATGAGTAAGAGGAAGGCCAGTCAGGCGAAAACAGACATCAGGAAGACCCCCGTCGCCGCAACAGAGGCCGCGTCTCAGCGGCGCCAGTTCAGTCTGAAGGATATCGCGGAGCGGGTCGGAGTTTCCATTAATACGGTTTCGCTGGCCCTGCGCAACAGTCCGCTGGTCACAAAAGAAACCGCCGACCGTATTCTGGAGGTCGCCAAGGAGCTGCGTTACCGTCCGAATAATTTGATCCGTGCTATTCAAACCGGACACTCTGGCCTGGTGGGTGTGGTCATGAAGCCGAATAACGAGTGGACCACTCAAATGCTGCTGGGTATTCACGAAGGACTGCAGGAAAAGGGTCTTCTTCCGCTGATGGACTGGCTGCCGTCTCATTTTGACCGTCCGGCGAAGCCGGGGGAACGTACGGAGCTGGAGGTTATTCATAACCTGATTGATCACCGGGTGGACGGTATGATTGTTTATCCGAGTAACGATCAGGTCGCAGACGTCTATTTCAATGAAGTCTGGGAGCGAGGTATCCCGTTGGTGACCATTGACCGGTTGGCGACACAAACCCATGCGGATTTTGTCGGTACAGACGAGCTGGTGGGTGGAAGAACGGCCGCCGAGCATCTGCTTGCACTGGGGCATCGTCAGATTGCTCACATTGCCGGGTATCAGGGGTATGGCACCTACGCGAAACGGCGCAAGGTTTTTGAAAAAATTATCCGGGAATCCGGGGCGAGTTGTAAGATCGTTGAGGTCGGTCCGTATGAGAGTAGCGACCGTGCGGTTCAGGAGCTTTTTAAAGGCGGACGATATCCTACCGCAATTTTTCTGGCGGATGACAGTTTTGCTCCCGCCGTGTATCAGGTGGCGACGGAGAAGGGGTTGAATATTCCGGATGATTTGTCCGTTATAGGATACGGCGGATTGAGTTGGAGCCGACTGGTTAATCCTCCACTGACAACGATTCGTCAGGATCCTTGGAAAATGGGCGTGGAGGCGGCTCGGATTATTATCGAACGGCTGGACAATCCGAATAACCACTCGCAAGACATCGTTTCCCGTCAGGTTCGCCTGATTCCAAAGCTGGAAATTTGCAGCTCGACGGCCGCCTGTAAAAAACCAAAAAAGTGA
- a CDS encoding PEP-CTERM sorting domain-containing protein (PEP-CTERM proteins occur, often in large numbers, in the proteomes of bacteria that also encode an exosortase, a predicted intramembrane cysteine proteinase. The presence of a PEP-CTERM domain at a protein's C-terminus predicts cleavage within the sorting domain, followed by covalent anchoring to some some component of the (usually Gram-negative) cell surface. Many PEP-CTERM proteins exhibit an unusual sequence composition that includes large numbers of potential glycosylation sites. Expression of one such protein has been shown restore the ability of a bacterium to form floc, a type of biofilm.), which yields MRSISKRLIAMLALIALSGVAQAASGTWTNLTSGLNYGTPGNWLGGVVAAGGAGMTADFNTLNITGDTTVNLEAARGIEDLVFGDTDTSTAGSWIISNTNTLTFSGTTPSITVNALGAGKSATINAKVGGTAGLTKDGVGTLILATNAVYTGNTVISNGTLQLSLQLATGTGLSSTNITVKNGGTFALAGGVFNGTALAAGTFLDVENGGTLRLDKYLVGKYAKFATGASVTGTNLLYLNVVDAATRKVLTMGSADFSNLAVVLRPDNTVNPTQTLQFDGTGNGATMKALTLQPGVNVASTGIHNYIMDIGDSATADNDLTVATLTTSGDGTQTRIMTKQGLGTMLVSNNVTGNNANYDLNVNTGKMIFAAAANMKSITVGSSGTLQLGNDAAGGSSTTAIANNGTVDFKRTDAYTHSANISGSGLVNKSGTGDLTFTGAKTYTNTTTVSAGKLIVDGSLLSRQIDVLNGATLSGSGTVQSVTLNAGAILAVGNSPGTMTFASDVVLSAGSTNIMEIFTVGFDVLKGSATNTLTMAGATIFDFTGNTVTTGTTFNVVQNWGTVTTNGATFSVVGLGEGQDLDYSQLVTSGIVTVIPEPATIGMLGLGALITLMLRRMRTR from the coding sequence ATGAGAAGTATAAGTAAAAGATTAATAGCCATGCTCGCGCTGATCGCGTTGAGCGGTGTGGCGCAGGCGGCCAGCGGGACGTGGACGAACCTTACCAGCGGGTTGAACTATGGCACGCCAGGGAACTGGCTGGGCGGCGTTGTGGCTGCCGGCGGTGCCGGGATGACGGCGGACTTCAATACGCTGAACATCACAGGCGATACGACGGTTAACCTCGAAGCAGCGCGCGGCATTGAAGACCTTGTTTTCGGTGACACCGACACAAGTACAGCGGGTAGCTGGATTATCAGTAATACAAACACCCTGACTTTTTCCGGAACGACACCTTCGATCACGGTGAATGCACTGGGCGCGGGCAAGAGCGCAACGATCAACGCCAAGGTTGGCGGAACGGCTGGATTGACCAAAGACGGCGTGGGCACGTTGATACTGGCTACCAATGCCGTCTATACCGGCAACACCGTGATCAGCAACGGCACACTACAGCTTTCACTGCAATTAGCTACCGGTACCGGACTCTCCAGCACAAACATCACGGTTAAGAACGGTGGTACGTTTGCCCTCGCTGGCGGTGTTTTTAACGGAACGGCTCTGGCCGCAGGCACCTTTCTTGATGTAGAAAATGGCGGCACGTTGCGTTTGGATAAGTATTTGGTCGGCAAATATGCAAAATTTGCCACCGGCGCCTCTGTTACAGGTACGAACCTTCTATATCTTAATGTCGTCGATGCGGCGACGAGAAAGGTTTTGACGATGGGGTCGGCAGATTTTTCAAATTTGGCCGTGGTTTTGCGCCCAGATAATACAGTCAATCCTACGCAGACGCTCCAGTTTGATGGTACCGGCAACGGTGCCACGATGAAGGCTCTCACGCTTCAGCCCGGCGTAAATGTGGCATCAACCGGTATTCACAATTACATTATGGACATCGGCGACAGCGCCACGGCGGACAATGATCTGACCGTCGCAACGCTGACAACTTCCGGAGATGGCACTCAGACGCGCATTATGACCAAGCAGGGGTTGGGAACCATGCTGGTCAGCAATAACGTTACTGGGAATAACGCGAATTACGACCTGAACGTCAACACGGGCAAAATGATTTTCGCTGCCGCCGCGAACATGAAGAGCATAACCGTCGGTTCGTCCGGCACGCTCCAGCTCGGCAATGATGCCGCAGGCGGATCGTCCACGACAGCTATCGCCAACAACGGCACGGTGGACTTTAAGCGCACTGACGCCTACACCCACTCCGCGAACATCAGCGGCTCCGGTCTGGTGAATAAATCGGGCACAGGGGATCTGACGTTCACCGGTGCGAAGACCTACACCAATACGACGACCGTTTCTGCCGGCAAGCTGATCGTAGACGGCAGCCTGCTCAGTCGGCAGATCGATGTGTTGAACGGTGCCACGCTGAGCGGTTCCGGAACCGTGCAGAGTGTGACGCTGAATGCCGGCGCCATTCTGGCTGTCGGTAACAGCCCCGGCACAATGACCTTTGCCAGCGACGTGGTGTTGTCCGCAGGTTCGACCAATATCATGGAAATTTTCACTGTGGGCTTCGATGTATTGAAGGGTTCCGCAACCAACACGCTGACGATGGCTGGAGCAACCATCTTTGATTTCACCGGTAATACGGTTACCACCGGCACAACCTTTAATGTTGTGCAGAACTGGGGAACAGTCACGACCAACGGTGCAACGTTCTCAGTTGTCGGTCTGGGTGAAGGTCAAGACCTTGACTACAGCCAGCTGGTAACTAGCGGTATCGTGACGGTTATTCCTGAACCGGCGACGATCGGAATGCTGGGTCTGGGCGCTCTGATTACGCTGATGCTGCGCCGCATGCGTACCCGCTAA
- a CDS encoding helix-turn-helix transcriptional regulator, with product MEITYIEKGLLEWMVEGAPERIESGSVFFTLPWQVHGSLHPREPDNTVWHVLFHLEKDYPNPHRQFSFPPCFGFSAPEMKTLSTAFAACAKHCFRATPAMRWLMPALIRELQSTHELGKTHSISLLRAVLVELKRIVSGEAVDTDTHTWSEKKVQTLLTELSATCDQQWTLNQMADRCNIQRTQLNTVFQKLTGCTPIEYLSRLRMERAKTLLRETNIKIIDIAFECGFGSSQYFANIFKHATGMTPSDYRIHCADLTADELLKWNNIDFRSEQEECLRVQKFSATD from the coding sequence ATGGAAATCACTTACATTGAAAAAGGCCTGCTGGAATGGATGGTTGAAGGGGCTCCAGAACGAATCGAGTCAGGGTCTGTTTTCTTCACACTGCCGTGGCAAGTCCACGGCAGTCTGCATCCCCGTGAACCGGATAATACAGTCTGGCACGTACTCTTTCATCTTGAGAAGGATTATCCCAATCCGCACCGGCAGTTTAGTTTCCCGCCGTGCTTTGGATTCAGCGCGCCGGAGATGAAGACCCTCAGCACGGCTTTTGCGGCCTGTGCAAAGCACTGCTTCCGCGCCACACCGGCTATGCGCTGGCTAATGCCTGCGCTGATCCGTGAACTGCAAAGCACACACGAACTGGGAAAAACCCACTCCATTAGCCTGCTACGTGCAGTTCTGGTTGAACTAAAGAGAATTGTCTCCGGTGAAGCGGTTGACACCGACACGCACACCTGGTCTGAAAAGAAGGTGCAGACTCTGCTGACGGAGCTGTCCGCCACATGCGATCAGCAATGGACTCTCAATCAAATGGCGGACCGGTGTAATATCCAGCGCACCCAGTTGAATACGGTTTTTCAGAAACTGACCGGTTGTACGCCGATCGAATATCTTTCGAGACTCCGGATGGAGCGCGCAAAAACTCTACTACGGGAAACCAATATCAAAATTATTGATATCGCTTTTGAATGCGGCTTCGGTAGTAGCCAGTATTTTGCCAATATCTTTAAACACGCCACCGGCATGACGCCGTCAGACTACCGCATCCACTGCGCTGACCTGACTGCCGACGAACTGCTAAAGTGGAATAACATCGATTTTCGCAGCGAGCAGGAAGAATGTCTCCGTGTCCAAAAATTCAGCGCGACCGACTGA
- a CDS encoding arylsulfatase gives MRRTGVYNKTAQLFFTGLMGLSATGYSFAAEAQKPNIVFILTDDQGYGDMGRTGNPILKTPNIDRLYDQSVRFDNFCVAAACAPTRTALMTGLHHFKSGVTHTIPPREHMAKERTILPQFLKQAGYMTAHFGKWHMGDGPGYSPKDRGFDYDVSIADAQGEKGFFNPVARRNGKSVPSQGFREDVLFDEAIRFIGENKEKPFFCYLATWSPHDPLRAPEEDIAPYRGKVDEKTAVFYGMVANVDKNVGRLMARIEELGLSSNTIVMLMNDNGGTYGVETYNAGMRGCKCTSWVGGFRAFSLWSWPGKWQPHNVDVLTDAVDVLPTLTEIAGVSLPPELNASKDGFSLVPLLEGRSVAWEDRMVFQHVGRWAGGMAALSKYTEAGVRWKNFMLARREPSSDPQGLSAAEKQASNNNLLRIQRGEISAPYTKTNAQFHWGLTQGWELYDVVADPACQTNLSAQMPELTQRMEKAYDTWWDGMFPQMMEQGGDEKLKY, from the coding sequence ATGAGAAGAACCGGAGTTTACAATAAAACGGCACAGCTCTTTTTTACAGGCCTGATGGGTCTGAGTGCAACGGGCTATTCGTTCGCGGCCGAAGCGCAAAAACCGAATATCGTTTTCATTCTTACCGATGATCAGGGGTACGGGGATATGGGCCGCACCGGCAACCCGATTCTTAAAACACCAAATATCGACCGGTTGTACGACCAGAGCGTGCGGTTCGATAACTTCTGTGTTGCAGCGGCCTGTGCGCCGACCCGGACCGCCCTGATGACCGGATTGCATCACTTTAAATCCGGAGTGACCCATACGATTCCGCCGCGCGAGCATATGGCGAAGGAGCGCACAATTCTTCCGCAGTTTCTTAAGCAGGCGGGCTATATGACAGCCCATTTCGGGAAATGGCACATGGGGGACGGGCCGGGATACAGCCCGAAAGACCGTGGATTTGATTATGACGTGTCGATTGCTGACGCGCAGGGCGAGAAGGGTTTTTTTAACCCGGTCGCCAGACGTAACGGGAAGTCGGTGCCGAGTCAGGGGTTCCGTGAAGATGTGCTTTTTGATGAGGCCATTCGTTTTATTGGCGAAAACAAGGAGAAGCCCTTCTTCTGTTATCTGGCCACCTGGTCGCCGCACGATCCGTTGCGCGCACCGGAGGAGGATATTGCGCCGTATCGCGGCAAGGTGGATGAAAAAACCGCTGTGTTTTACGGAATGGTCGCCAATGTTGATAAAAATGTCGGTCGGTTGATGGCGCGGATTGAAGAACTGGGACTGAGCAGCAACACCATTGTGATGCTGATGAATGATAACGGCGGAACGTATGGCGTCGAGACGTATAACGCTGGCATGCGCGGGTGCAAATGCACGTCATGGGTCGGTGGATTCCGTGCTTTTTCGCTCTGGAGCTGGCCCGGTAAATGGCAGCCGCATAATGTGGATGTACTGACGGATGCGGTGGATGTTCTGCCGACGCTCACTGAAATTGCCGGCGTATCTCTTCCTCCGGAACTTAACGCTTCGAAGGACGGCTTCAGTCTGGTTCCGCTGCTCGAAGGGCGTTCCGTTGCATGGGAAGACCGGATGGTTTTCCAGCATGTCGGGCGCTGGGCGGGCGGCATGGCCGCGCTCAGTAAATATACCGAAGCCGGTGTGCGCTGGAAAAATTTCATGCTGGCCCGCCGGGAACCTTCCAGTGATCCGCAAGGCTTGAGCGCGGCCGAAAAGCAGGCCTCCAATAATAACCTCCTGCGGATACAGCGGGGCGAGATCAGTGCGCCCTATACCAAAACCAATGCGCAATTTCATTGGGGTCTGACGCAAGGCTGGGAGCTTTATGATGTGGTGGCCGATCCGGCCTGCCAAACGAATCTATCGGCTCAGATGCCCGAACTGACTCAGCGGATGGAGAAAGCCTACGACACATGGTGGGACGGCATGTTCCCGCAAATGATGGAGCAGGGCGGAGATGAGAAGTTGAAATATTAG
- a CDS encoding sulfatase-like hydrolase/transferase — protein MKKRTSKRFGRLSLLQGAAGMSLLALASRSSAAPVPSQEARPNIIFIYADDLGWGDLAVNGNTNIFTPNLDRLASEGMNFYQFTVNNPVCSPSRVALLTGNFPSRFGVHQHFASPAENQKRGMPDWLDPDAVTLPKILKQAGYATAHYGKWHLSLAGAGKEAPEYPAYGYDDAAVYAWAGPNTRDVFTGTSVESKKGQPHEREPSAYLTVAAVENTLTFIEAHKHEPFFINLWIHETHTYIAARPEDRIPYKDVPEPEQTYYSAVTRADTQIGSVLRKLDELGLKDNTIVVFSSDNGPEVPNETPAAMTYYSRGSAGGLKGQKRSLYSGGVNTPFLIRWPGKIPAGKIDKTTMISAVDMLPTLAAAAGVKQLPAGYQSDGENMLPAMFGKPMDRSKPLFWKWNGDHSGNNWPAYAMRDGRWVFLINEDRSRIELYDVITDRDQKNNLFAQEPERTKVMQAAVERWIETLPKTVPVRLTAGGQAQSAPAPSPVVEKVQKIPVSTAQGPAAVRTNLFKKLDADHDGSVSFAEFLGARQDDAAASLRQRYDSFDTDKDGTLTEQEFVSAGKK, from the coding sequence ATGAAAAAACGAACATCGAAACGGTTTGGTCGGTTGAGTTTACTTCAAGGTGCAGCCGGGATGTCTTTGCTGGCTTTGGCCTCCCGCAGTTCCGCCGCACCGGTTCCTTCTCAGGAAGCCCGTCCGAATATCATATTTATTTATGCGGACGATCTTGGCTGGGGCGACTTGGCCGTGAACGGGAATACGAATATTTTTACTCCCAATCTGGACAGGCTGGCTTCGGAAGGGATGAATTTTTACCAGTTTACCGTCAACAACCCGGTCTGCTCGCCGAGCCGGGTTGCTTTGCTGACCGGAAATTTTCCTTCCCGGTTCGGTGTGCACCAGCACTTTGCTTCGCCGGCGGAAAATCAGAAGCGCGGCATGCCGGACTGGCTTGATCCTGACGCCGTAACCTTGCCGAAAATTTTGAAACAGGCCGGGTATGCAACGGCGCATTACGGCAAGTGGCACCTTTCTCTCGCCGGAGCGGGTAAGGAAGCTCCGGAATATCCTGCGTACGGCTATGATGATGCGGCAGTTTATGCCTGGGCGGGACCCAATACACGCGACGTATTCACCGGAACATCCGTAGAAAGCAAAAAAGGGCAACCCCATGAAAGAGAACCTTCTGCCTATCTGACTGTTGCTGCGGTTGAAAACACGCTTACGTTCATCGAAGCTCATAAACATGAACCTTTTTTTATCAATTTATGGATTCATGAAACACATACCTATATTGCCGCCCGCCCTGAGGATCGCATTCCTTATAAAGACGTTCCGGAGCCCGAACAGACCTATTATTCGGCCGTGACGCGGGCGGACACCCAGATCGGTTCGGTTCTCAGGAAGCTTGATGAACTGGGATTGAAGGATAACACCATCGTGGTTTTCTCCAGTGATAACGGGCCGGAAGTTCCGAATGAAACTCCAGCAGCGATGACCTATTACAGCCGTGGCAGTGCCGGCGGGTTGAAGGGACAAAAACGCAGTCTCTACAGCGGCGGAGTCAACACGCCGTTCCTGATCCGCTGGCCGGGCAAAATTCCTGCCGGTAAAATTGATAAAACCACCATGATTTCGGCCGTTGATATGCTTCCTACACTGGCCGCCGCCGCCGGAGTGAAGCAACTGCCTGCAGGCTATCAGAGCGACGGTGAAAATATGTTGCCAGCGATGTTCGGAAAACCGATGGATCGCTCCAAACCGCTTTTCTGGAAATGGAATGGAGATCATAGCGGAAATAACTGGCCGGCGTATGCGATGCGTGACGGACGATGGGTTTTCCTGATCAACGAGGACAGGAGTCGGATTGAACTGTACGATGTAATCACCGATCGCGATCAAAAAAATAATCTGTTTGCACAGGAGCCTGAGCGCACGAAGGTGATGCAGGCGGCAGTAGAGCGGTGGATTGAAACCCTGCCGAAAACAGTTCCCGTCCGTCTAACCGCAGGTGGACAGGCGCAGTCCGCACCAGCTCCTTCGCCCGTGGTGGAGAAGGTTCAGAAGATCCCGGTCAGCACGGCGCAAGGACCGGCGGCGGTCCGCACGAACCTCTTTAAGAAGCTTGATGCCGATCACGACGGGTCGGTGTCCTTTGCTGAATTTCTTGGAGCCCGGCAAGACGACGCAGCGGCGTCCCTGCGGCAGCGGTATGATTCCTTTGACACCGATAAAGACGGAACGCTGACAGAACAGGAATTTGTCAGTGCGGGGAAAAAGTAA
- a CDS encoding HAD hydrolase-like protein, whose protein sequence is MNNFLETDELTALPQTADAAFKSGENGVISVKTIADRKVEFVSFENGKTLALVKSAMGYPAYYPLHPVSIEKPLKAVLMDLDGTTVHSEHFWIWIIEKTTASLLGDPKFKLDACDEPHVSGHSVSEHLQYCVGKYCPEKTVEAARTWYFKHTNFEMNEILAGRGKKGAFTPAPGIREFLYELKAMKVKIGLVTSGLYEKAWPEILDAFQTLGMGDPNEFYDAVITAGHAIRPGEPGTLGELSPKPHPWLYAEAARVGLGIPFEERHSVVGIEDSGAGVVSILLAGFAPIGIGGGNIIESGTKSLCTHYEENFEQVLRQLK, encoded by the coding sequence ATGAATAATTTTTTAGAAACGGATGAATTGACTGCGTTGCCGCAGACGGCGGACGCGGCGTTTAAGAGCGGTGAGAACGGTGTAATTTCGGTGAAAACCATTGCCGACCGCAAGGTGGAGTTTGTGTCGTTTGAAAACGGCAAGACGCTGGCGCTGGTGAAGTCGGCGATGGGTTATCCGGCCTATTATCCGCTTCATCCGGTCAGCATTGAAAAACCGCTGAAGGCCGTGCTGATGGATCTCGACGGAACGACCGTTCACAGCGAGCACTTCTGGATTTGGATTATCGAAAAGACCACCGCCAGCCTGCTGGGCGATCCGAAGTTTAAACTTGATGCCTGTGACGAGCCGCATGTTTCCGGACATTCCGTTTCAGAGCATTTGCAGTACTGTGTCGGCAAATACTGCCCCGAAAAAACCGTCGAAGCGGCGCGTACATGGTATTTCAAGCACACAAATTTCGAGATGAACGAAATTCTGGCCGGACGCGGTAAAAAAGGGGCCTTTACTCCGGCACCCGGTATCAGGGAGTTTCTGTACGAACTCAAAGCGATGAAGGTGAAAATCGGACTCGTTACGTCCGGGCTTTACGAAAAAGCCTGGCCGGAAATTCTGGATGCTTTCCAAACATTGGGAATGGGCGATCCGAATGAGTTCTACGATGCCGTCATCACCGCCGGACACGCCATCCGCCCCGGCGAACCGGGAACGCTGGGAGAGCTGTCTCCTAAGCCGCATCCGTGGCTTTATGCCGAAGCCGCCCGCGTCGGCCTCGGTATTCCGTTCGAAGAGCGGCACAGCGTGGTTGGTATTGAAGACAGCGGGGCGGGGGTGGTTTCCATCCTGCTGGCCGGATTCGCCCCCATCGGGATCGGCGGCGGGAACATCATTGAGAGCGGAACGAAATCACTGTGTACGCACTATGAAGAAAACTTTGAGCAGGTGCTACGACAGTTGAAGTGA
- a CDS encoding EF-hand domain-containing protein, with amino-acid sequence MMNKRNTGKALVMGSIFALTLSICGEARAQDPAAARASVFKKFDTNRDGFMSFDEFIPACPLRNDLAATRARYDSFDTNKDGTLTEQEMVNAGKTN; translated from the coding sequence ATGATGAACAAAAGGAATACCGGTAAAGCGTTGGTGATGGGTTCAATTTTTGCGCTCACGTTATCAATTTGCGGCGAGGCCCGTGCGCAGGATCCGGCGGCAGCCCGTGCAAGCGTCTTCAAGAAATTCGATACGAATCGTGACGGATTCATGTCATTCGATGAGTTTATTCCGGCCTGTCCGCTCCGAAATGATCTGGCAGCGACCCGAGCACGATATGATTCATTTGATACCAATAAAGATGGAACGCTGACCGAGCAGGAAATGGTCAACGCAGGTAAAACGAATTAA